From Glycine max cultivar Williams 82 chromosome 11, Glycine_max_v4.0, whole genome shotgun sequence, the proteins below share one genomic window:
- the LOC100817163 gene encoding 5'-3' exoribonuclease 2 — translation MGVPSFYRWLVNKYPKVVQDVVDPTMQEDPNGVKFGNLYLDMNAIIHPCFHPEDDDNIPFPTTFQDVFRNVFDYIDRLVETVRPSKLLYMAIEEALCFSCIDGVAPRAKMNQQRSRRFRAAKDNEIQEAEEERLRRQFGMKRKQVLPKQQSDVSDSNIITPGTEFMHELSKALKSYISSRITSNSLWKDIMVILSDANVSGEGEHKIMSYIRKQLSLEGYNPNTSLIWLTFEFEMQDVDLIMLAMATHEPHFSILREDVPIQRQHSKDAAKPFKGAIDLLMTVYKKEFNKLGGYLVDMSMSRIGEKNAAFLKLSRLEKFMLAVGAYEEKIFKKRSEIREKYLRRFIRDSEDAKQDEENATCYSDLDEENTSDCTLLIKSVLVNNVSATHAEYQIEQNTKDLKDELKICIREKCDLFQSGNFLTDKIKLGTTGYKERYYKAKFSVEGPTDIECKRKEIVQKYTEGLVWVLQYYFSSVASWTWFYPFHYGPFASDLKGMGQVRVKFEKGVPFLPRDQLLSVLPPASDGIGGNISLCDEFIEKPCLDICDNKKEDRVLCVYYELPAGSNHIPRLLSDVKLPEKTIFEIDIMETELWHEPQKYYSRFERVQNQDKWRSENTSNTSRFPPNASNQHARSFVYKDAGVGLGSGRGKRIDAMANESVPNNIRTQHFVDNFRQLRISESNNHFPRPGGGSSQSRPHNIGHINQSRNAPYHQGSQYNNGYMNQPRNAPYHQGSQYNNGYMNQSKNAPNHQGSNYLTVSNVGPGQGRGASSNSSLRPQWSGGNSYQVKDQNLW, via the exons ATGGGCGTGCCTTCGTTCTATAGATGGTTGGTTAACAAATATCCCAAGGTCGTGCAAGACGTGGTGGACCCCACCATGCAAGAAGACCCAAATGGAGTGAAGTTTGGTAACTTGTATCTTGACATGAATGCAATCATCCACCCATGTTTTCACCCCGAAGATGATGACAAT ATTCCATTTCCTACAACGTTCCAAGATGTGTTCAGGAATGTGTTTGACTACATTGATCGGCTTGTTGAAACTGTTAGGCCTTCGAAGCTCCTTTACATGGCTATTG AAGAGGCTCTGTGTTTCTCGTGCATAGACGGGGTTGCACCACGTGCCAAAATGAATCAACAACGATCAAGGCGTTTTCGAGCTGCCAAGGACAATGAAATTCAA GAAGCTGAGGAAGAGAGGCTAAGGAGACAATTCGGAATGAAAAGGAAACAAGTTCTTCCTAAACAGCAATCTGATGTGTCAGATTCAAATATCATAACACCTGGCACTGAGTTCATGCATGAACTATCTAAGGCCCTTAAAAGCTACATCTCTTCAAGGATAACCTCTAACTCATTATGGAAGGATATTATG gtAATTCTTTCTGATGCTAATGTTTCTGGAGAAGGGGAACATAAGATTATGTCATACATAAGGAAACAGCTTAGTCTTGAGGGATACAATCCAAATACCAGTCTTATATGGCTCA cttttgaatttgaaatgcaGGATGTTGATCTTATAATGCTGGCAATGGCAACTCATGAGCCCCATTTTTCAATATTAAGAGAG GATGTACCAATACAGCGGCAGCACTCAAAAGATGCCGCTAAGCCTTTCAAG GGGGCTATTGATTTGCTAATGACTGTTTACAAGAAAGAATTCAATAAACTTGGAGGATATCTTGTGGACATGAGCATGAGCAGA ATTGGGGAGAAAAATGCTGCTTTCTTGAAGTTATCCAGACTTGAAAAATTTATGCTTGCTGTTGGTGCATATGAAGAGAAAATCTTTAAGAAAAGATCTGAAATACGAGAAAAATATCTGCGAAGGTTTATTAGAGATAGTGAGGATGCT AAGCAGGACGAAGAGAATGCAACATGTTACTCAGATCTTGATGAAGAAAATACTTCTGATTGTACTCTTCTGATTAAGTCTGTTTTGGTCAACAATGTTTCAGCTACACATGCTGAA TATCAGATTGAGCAGAACACAAAGGATTTGAAAGACGAATTGAAGATATGTATTAGAGAAAAATGTGACTTGTTTCAGAGCGGGAATTTCCTAACAGACAAG ATAAAATTGGGAACAACTGGTTACAAAGAAAGATATTATAAAGCAAAGTTTTCTGTAGAGGGACCTACCGACATTGAgtgcaaaagaaaagaaata GTCCAGAAGTACACGGAAGGTTTGGTGTGGGTTCTTCAATACTATTTTTCATCAGTTGCTTCATGGACATG GTTTTATCCATTCCACTATGGTCCATTTGCTTCTGACTTAAAAGGCATGGGTCAGGTGAgagtaaaatttgaaaaaggtgTCCCATTTTTACCACGTGATCAACTTTTAAGTGTTCTTCCCCCAGCAAG TGACGGCATTGGGGGTAACATAAGTCTTTGTGACGAGTTCATTGAGAAGCCTTGCTTGGACATTTGcgacaacaaaaaagaagacaGGGTCTT ATGTGTCTATTACGAGCTTCCGGCTGGTAGTAATCATATTCCTCGTTTACTTTCGGATGTGAAGCTTCCagaaaag ACAATCTTTGAAATTGACATTATGGAAACAGAACTCTGGCATGAACCTCAGAAATATTATAGTCGTTTTGAGAG GGTGCAAAATCAAGACAAGTGGAGGAGTGAAAACACAAGCAATACTTCAAGGTTTCCCCCCAATGCAAGTAACCAACATGCAAGAAGCTTTGTTTACAAAGATGCTGGTGTTGGATTGGGTTCGGGTAGAGGGAAAAGAATTGATGCAATGGCAAATGAGAGTGTGCCAAACAACATAAGAACACAGCACTTTGTGGACAACTTTAGACAACTCAGAATATCAGAGTCTAATAATCATTTTCCGAGGCCTGGTGGTGGCAGTTCTCAGTCTCGACCGCATAATATTGGTCACATTAATCAGTCAAGAAATGCTCCTTATCATCAAGGCTCACAATATAATAATGGTTACATGAATCAGCCAAGAAATGCTCCTTATCATCAAGGCTCACAGTATAATAATGGTTACATGAATCAGTCCAAAAATGCTCCTAATCATCAAGGGTCAAATTACCTGACTGTGTCTAATGTTGGTCCAGGACAAGGTAGGGGTGCATCTAGTAACAGTTCATTGCGGCCTCAATGGAGTGGTGGAAACTCTTACCAAGTGAAAGATCAAAATCTTTGGTAA
- the LOC100819817 gene encoding transcription factor E2FB, which produces MSASRAPPAGAGASKPPDQIMHSMKRQLPFSSMKPPFVAAGDYHRFAPDQRHDAAEAIVVKTPQLKRKSEAADFEADSGDRMTPGFTEAANSPFQTPVSGKTGKGGKSFRLTKGNRLGTQTPGSNIGSPSGNNLTPAGPCRYDSSLGLLTKKFINLIKQAEDGILDLNKAADTLEVQKRRIYDITNVLEGIGLIEKKLKNRIQWKGLDVSRPGEADDSFPSLQAEVENLTMKERQLDEQIREMQERLRDLSEDENNDKLLFVTEEDIKNLPCFQNETLIAIKAPHGTTLEVPDPDEAVDYPQRRYRIVLRSTMGPIDLYLVSQFEEKFEEINGVDVAPKLPSSPDGTKHQSTVVPEDRGKDIEVQGQEAPGPSSDFTTSQDFVSGIMKIVPSDVASEADYWLLSDADVSITDMWRTEPGVEWNELEPLQEDYCMTRENTATPSHPSNVDEVSSAPKSTGG; this is translated from the exons ATGTCGGCCTCGCGCGCTCCCCCCGCCGGCGCCGGCGCCTCTAAACCGCCGGACCAGATCATGCACTCCATGAAACGCCAACTCCCGTTCTCCTCTATGAAACCTCCCTTCGTCGCCGCCGGAGACTACCACCGCTTTGCCCCCGACCAACGCCATGACGCCGCCGAAGCCATCGTCGTCAAGACTCCC CAACTGAAGCGGAAGAGTGAAGCGGCTGATTTTGAAGCTGATTCCGGTGATAGGATGACTCCTGGATTCACTGAAGCAGCTAATAGTCCTTTTCAGACACCTGTATCAGGAAAGACGGGGAAGGGAGGCAAATCCTTTAGGCTGACAAAGGGCAACAGACTTGGAACTCAGACCCCAGGCTCAAATATTG GTTCTCCTTCAGGCAATAATCTCACTCCTGCTGGTCCATGTCGTTATGACAGCTCTTTAG GTCTGTTGACAAAGAAGTTCATCAATTTGATCAAACAAGCTGAGGATGGTATCCTTGATCTGAATAAAGCTGCTGACACATTAGAG GTGCAAAAGAGGAGGATATATGATATAACAAATGTTCTTGAAGGGATTGGACTTATAGAAAAGAAACTCAAGAACCGAATTCAATGGAA GGGACTGGATGTTTCAAGACCGGGTGAGGCTGATGATAGTTTTCCTAGTTTACAG GCAGAAGTTGAAAATTTAACAATGAAGGAGCGCCAGTTAGATGAACAAATAAG GGAGATGCAAGAAAGACTGCGAGATCTTAGTGAAGATGAAAATAATGACAA GTTGCTTTTTGTTACTGAGGAGGATATAAAGAATTTGCCCTGCTTCCAG AATGAAACCTTAATAGCTATTAAAGCTCCTCATGGAACCACATTGGAGGTCCCTGATCCTGACGAG GCTGTTGATTATCCGCAGAGGAGATACAGGATAGTCCTCAGAAGCACAATGGGCCCAATAGATCTTTACCTTGTtag TCAATTTGAAGAAAAGTTTGAAGAGATTAATGGTGTTGATGTTGCACCCAAACTTCCATCCAGTCCAGATGGTACTAAACATCAATCAACAGTGGTCCCGGAGGATAGAGGGAAGGACATAGAAGTGCAGGGACAAGAAGCTCCTGGGCCTAGTTCAGATTTTACTACCTCCCAGGATTTTGTGAGTGGGATCATGAAGATTGTTCCTTCTGATGTTGCT AGTGAAGCTGATTATTGGCTTTTATCAGATGCCGACGTTAGTATAACTGACATGTGGAGAACAGAAC CTGGAGTTGAATGGAATGAACTGGAACCACTCCAAGAAGATTATTGCATGACTCGCGAGAACACTGCGACCCCAAGTCATCCTTCAAATGTAGATGAAGTGTCTTCTGCACCTAAATCTACTGGAGGTTGA
- the LOC100820351 gene encoding uncharacterized protein LOC100820351, whose protein sequence is MTTSLLLPSPSCASILSKGTNRICTRASFHTLKSHVKKGFRVRALKEKTEEIESPSQQSSPEEVTKKYGLEAGLWQIFSSKEEGKDNSEQQKSKGDQAKELLAKYGGAYLATSITLSLISFALCYALISAGIDVQSLLQKVGISTDATGEKVGTFALAYAAHKAASPIRFPPTVALTPILAGWIGKKVEKDK, encoded by the exons ATGACCACATCTCTTCTACTCCCATCTCCTTCCTGTGCTTCTATACTGAGCAAAGGGACTAACAGAATTTGCACTCGTGCTTCATTTCACACTCTTAAATCCCATGTGAAGAAGGGCTTCAGAGTTAGAGCACTTAAAGAAAAGACAGAGGAAATTGAAAGTCCTTCTCAACAATCTTCACCTGAAGAAGTTACAAAGAAGTATGGCCTTGAAGCTGGTCTTTGGCAG ATTTTCAGCTCAAAAGAGGAAGGAAAGGATAATTCTGAACAACAGAAATCAAAAGGTGATCAAGCCAAGGAATTGCTAGCAAAATATGGAGGAGCATACTTAGCCACCTCCATTACTCTGTCATTGATCTCTTTCGCACTATGTTATGCATTAATTAGCGCTGGAATTGATGTACAATCTTTACTGCAGAAG GTTGGAATCTCAACTGATGCGACTGGAGAGAAAGTTGGTACCTTTGCATTGGCATATGCTGCACATAAAGCTGCATCTCCAATTAGGTTTCCACCCACAGTAGCTCTTACCCCAATTTTAGCTGGTTGGATTGGAAAGAAAGTTGAGAAAGATAAGTAG